Within the Poecilia reticulata strain Guanapo linkage group LG13, Guppy_female_1.0+MT, whole genome shotgun sequence genome, the region ccagtctgtcgcagggcaacacagagacacacaaccatgcacacacacacacctaggggcaatttggagagaccaattaacctgatagtcatgttttcggactgtgggaggaaaccggagtacctggagaaaacccaccatgcacagggagaacatggagactccatgcagaaagaccgggaatcgaacccagaaccttcttgctgcaaggcaacagctctaccaactgcaccactgtgcagcccaaacatttttttcattttgtaccatttaaatgtttagtcTAAAGAAGACATATTCCgtcatttacataaaaaagaaccagaaccgtcTTGTTGGACccagctgtgtttctgtgtgtcaacatgttttcatgtttacttCGTCCCAGCAGCTGAGGAGCGATGTCGTACTACTCGTCGTCCCGGAGCTCGTCCCGGGCCACCGACTGTAAAGTTTACGTCGGTGACCTTGGTAACGGCGCCGCCAAAGGGGAGCTGGAGCGGGCCTTCAGTTACTACGGGCCCCTGAGGACCGTGTGGGTGGCCAGGAACCCGCCTGGCTTCGCCTTCGTGGAGTTCGAGGATCCCCGAGACGCAGAGGACGCGGTCAAAGGCATGGACGGGAAGTAGGTCTCGTCCTCCATTAAACAGGTTTTTAGTAGAACATGTTAGGATTTCTGCTCTCTGAACTCATGGCGGCCCTTCATTCCCAGGATCCTTTGTGGCTCCCGTGTGCGTGTGGAGATGTCCACCGGCATGTCCAGGAAGGGCCGCGGGCGCCCCAGCCGCCGCCAGTTTGACCCCAACGACCGCTGCTACCAGTGCGGGGACCGGGGCCACTACGCCTACGACTGCTACCGCTACAGCAAGAGAGGCAGAcgcagcagcaggtgggggCGGGGCCGTGCTAGCCGCTTAGCGCCTGTCAGCTCGTTAGAGCAGCGCTGACCTGGCCGTCTTTCTGTTCCAGGTCCCGGTCCAGATCCCGATCCCGCTCACGGTCCAGGTCCCGCGGACGGCGCTACCGCTCTCACTCCCGCAGCCGTAGCCGCAGCTACAGCCGGTAGGTCGCCATGGAAACGGGCAGGCCACCAGGAATgctaaccaaaaaaaaaaaatctgcacagtTTGGTTAGCTAGGAGTCGGCTGTGATGCTGAATCACGGCGGTCCGACCGGCGCTAACCGTTTCTTCCGTCTGTTTACCAGGAGCCGCCGCAGATCGCCGTCATACTCCAGACGCAGAAGCAGGTGAGGCCGCAGCTTCCTGACCGCAGACACGCTGCGACCCGGCCGGCCGGCCGGTTCTGGCTGCTCTAATGAAAACATTCTCTGCTTCTGCATCATCAGGTCTGGCTCCCCGGCCCGGTCCAAGTCCAGGACTCCTGTGAGAAGGTATGCAGTGGACGGGGCTGGGGTCAAGGGTCAGGGTCcagcctgacctctgacccctcccTGGTCCTTCAGAACATTGTTGCTGTTCAGTCCCAGTTCTCCTCACACCGACggaaaatgttttgagtttttactatgaatcatttttatttctcctcattttgtttgtgttttgattcagtttaCTTGTGGAAACTGATTTCCACtctggtttccagtaacaacaTGTGCAGCTGGTTTTAAGGTGACGTTGTGGTTTAGTAAATATGCTGGGAATGTGAGATCACTcgattagtttttttcccctcgtgTTTACAGTAACGCtgataaaatcataattaatttcTTCCTTGCGGAAAATGACCGACTTCCTTCCAAACTGGTTCCAGTTCTCGGTTCGGTTGGATCCTCTACTGCAGGGGTTAAACTCGATACGCCACAAGTTTTTACTGGAACTTCTAGACTCTGGAGCTTTTTAGAttacagttgtttttaatattatttcatcAGTcaaatcagttgttttgtttcttacatGAAGGTGAGAATATATTTATTATCGGCTGCGGCGGCAGcgaggttttaatgttttaacgGTTTGTTAAtcagtagttttattttttttgccactaccggccctttaagacATTGTTGACCTCGATGTGGCCCAAGTGGAAGAGTTTGCTGTGCTAACAGACTGGGCGAGGCGCTTCCAGCGGCTCCAAGTTGGAAACCCATACTGGTTTTTCCCCAGCACTGGAGTGGTTTGGTGCAGTAAAACTGATCCGGTCCTGGGAATGCTCCCCGGATGCAGAGCGTCAGGATGAGTCCGGCGtgataaatgtgatttcttcatgtttagtttttgtttttgtctcccaGCCGCTCCAGGTCCCGCTCTCGGTCCGGCTCTGCCCCCAGGGGGCGCTCTGCGTCTCGCTCCCGCTCTCGATCGCCGTCGGCCAACCACAAGCGGGCCAGGTAAatcctcagtgtgtgtgtgtgtgtgtgtgtggcagcaCAGGGCAGTGGGAGGGGTGATATGTGTGTAGAGGGCAGGTGTTCAGGTCAGAGTGAGCCATCTTAGCCAGGGCGCCGACGGCCAGACGGAGGATCCGAAGACTCCACAGCTTCCTCACCGCTGGTTCAGGGAAAGTTCAGCGGAAGGAAGACCTGGGCTCTTGTGCTCTCTGTTCCAGATCGGCTCTGATCGGGAACAGGGAGCACAGGAAGATGACGAGCCGCCACGACACCGGCTCTCCTGCAGCCACTCTTAGCTAACGCAGACAGACATTAGCAGAAGCTAGCAGACAGAAGGTACTTAGCTGAGTTTGGCTAGCTGAGGGCAGCTTTGCTAGGTGAGATCAGCTAAATGAGCACCAGTGGTGTGAGTTGGGGTGAACATCTTTGCAGaacgttttgtttatttttcatattttctttaaagcgTGTGGTGGGAGCTGAGCACTGCACAGACACCGCCGCTGATCCCAGGCCCAGGGTCTGCCAGCTGGCGGTGTGCACAGCCTGCGGGAGGGTGACTTAAGCGCTGACCTGAGATCAGCCTCCGCCTGCGTCTGACGTTAGACAGCGAGACAGAGGTCGACCTACCGACCGACCCCTCGCCCCTAGAGCCAGCCGGCCAGCCTTCAGAGCCGGGCTTTAAAAACCCGTTCCCCACCTACCAGAACCCCCCTACCTACCAGAGTTCTTCGCTTCGGTCTTAGCTTCTGAGCGTGAGACACAGAGCTGACGAGAGATCAGACTTCAAGAGCGTCTCCGAGTTGTAGTCGTCCGTCCTTCAGTCCTTTGATCCTTCGCTTCTCTGTACTTGTTGTTTCTGCCGCTGTCTCCAAAGGTAaccaaccccccaccccctgaCTAAGCTCATGTTGATGGTGACAGAACATGTTGAGCCGTTAAAAAGCGAGCATGTGTGGCTGGATGTGGGAGTGAGTGAGTGGACGTGTGAATGTGTGTCAGGCTGACAGACAGGAAGGAGGGCGTTAGCCGCCCGCCGCCACAGCTTCTCATTCTGACATGAAATCTGTTAGCGCAGCTTAAAGGCGCCGCACGGTCGACCCAACTGCCCAGATCAGCTCTCTGACGCTGCGTTTACATCATCAATGTGTCGGTGTTCTGAAGATGTcgggaaaaagaaaactatttcacagtaaagctgcaggatgtaacttttataaaatgttttttttacatatttctttaaaCTCATCATGTTGTGACAATTTAATatgacacagataatctgtgaaaacattggTCTCCTCCCTGAGCTAACACTGCttcctgaagaaatgcaccaaaaataaccagtcagagccaggaggaggggcttagcgctgtcagtcatcctcatgtactcgctgctaaatgtgctaatggcgaaGAAACGataggaaaaccatttatccgccATCATTAGAGACTATGCTgcaactagctttagcattcacaacggctatgctagctgcagtgCAGGAGAGAGCAAGGGAGTGATGGAGCGCCACACacaggtgattgacagcgctaagacccgcctcctggctttgattggttgtttctagttcaTACTgggaggagacagaggagattttttattttatttttttcttccagattaTTTGACATGgcaaactgtcatgacatggtgcctgtttttttgtaataagtGATTTGCCGTCATTAGACtggtcacaaaaacaaatatttctgaatgataaattgttccaaaggttattgcgataaacaacaatattgttgctttgagaccatTTGAAAGTGATAAAATTGTAATTGCCAGGTCATAAATGTCAGTAAGGATTTGTTCTTAAAactcacctggttaaataaatcaataaactttaaattctgaagAACATTCAACGCTttaactggaagacattttaaatatgaaagtttGTAAAGAAGATTgtccttcagaataaaagcctgttgagaccaaaacaccaaactaaacttttaacgtctagtttttgatagaaagagaaaaacaataaatgattcaaaaggaaattatcaagctcattttaatttgtaatgcgactatttgatttattgtgacaggcagACTTGTTAATTGTAAATCGCATAAAAACCCGGAAGCGTCGCTGCGGCGGTGAAACGGCGTAAACCCGTCTGGACAGTTGGCTCGGCCGCGCCGGCCCTTTAAACTGACTTTAGCCCTggtagtttttgcagtgcagagaaGCTGTAGGTGTGTCTCCCCGTCTGCTGCCGCCGCAGGCTGACCCCGGTCCCTTTGTGTTTCAGTCGCTCCCGCTCAGCGAGTCCGGCCCGGAGCCCCACGCCTGCAGACGACTGAGCCACCAAGACTCACAGCCAGCAGCAGTTTTCCTTTGGTTCTGGTATCGGTCCGTGTCGTCTCATTATTTCCAGATCtatttttgtttgggttttttttaccgCCAGGACTGCCGTCTCCACAGCTCCACATGCCCCGGGTTGTATAAATAGGAGTAGTTTTAACTGTTGCTGCTGTGTAAGCAATCTGTATTTTGAAAAGCGTAGCAGAGACGGGAAGCGACACGTTTAGGACGTTTGACTTTGAGCTGTAAAACTCGGATCTTCCAGCAGGAAATGGGCTGAGGAGATGAAATGAGCTGAAGTATTAAAACATCCTGAGTTTTTCTGTTGGTCTCCTCTTCACAGGGACACTTGTTGCTCTGCATGCCTTTAGATTTAAAGTCACcttgttttcctgctttccCTTCATGAAGCTGCCTGAATAATGTGATTCCCCCCCCGAGTTTGATTCATTGCTCTGacctaattttaaaaacacaagcgAGGCTCATGTCGGGcagctgtttgcttttctttctgttctcgGCTGTAGAAGTGAAAGTGTggcagttttattttggaataaaCCTCTTCAACACATCCTGCGGCTGCTCTGTGCGTTTCTGTTCATATCCTGTCAGATTCAGACATTGACGTTGtgctaatttaatattttaaaccttttcttcTCAAGCTGTTGCACAACTGGGCTACCTCTACAGAAATGCagggtaaataaaaatgagaaccACAGGCCACGTTCAAGGTTTTATCTGTGACCAACGCAAGGCGAAGCAATtattaaactaatttagtaactgattaataattttaaaaaaagccaaagcAAAGCAGAGCTTTTCACGTTGGAATAATTTTTACCTGCATCGTTTGATACAAATACCAGCTGTACACTACAGGAATGCTGTTCTATCATTTAGGATatggaatgttttattttaaaaaggaattgaattggtttaaaaatgtgtttctaatgtattaaataagTACTGCACTAGGGCTTTTGTAGATGGGACAAAATTGcaaattctgccaaaaaaatactgctcaaaaaaataaagggttcacttaagtgttttatctttttgagcagtgtacattttaagattaaaattttatacaaaaaaaaaacttggaaaatttAGTTTCagaacttttaaattattcagcTCATGAGAAACGGCAGCGCTGCTCAGTTCATCAGTTAACTGATGAAGATCTTTCTCTAAGTTGGTTTTCCAGTTAAAACCTTCAAAGTTTCATCTTAACCAGTAAGTTGCTTGAGGTCTTACTGGGAAGATTATTAGTTTAATCCTGTGGGGTTCCTCAAGGCTCCACACTGGGGGGCTTTTTATTACTGTTAGTCTTCATATGGTAATACAGCGGATGATGACTTTCTATTTGTGTGTCACCAGATAACAACATTGATTTTATGCACACATTTTATGTTGAATTAATTGACTAAGTTCCTCCAGTTTGATGCAGGAAAGACGGAAGTCGTGGTGTGAGTCAGAAAATGTGATCAACGTTGGAGATAAGAGTAAAAAGCTCAGTTTACTAGAAACATAGTTGTGGTTATGGACGCAGACAGGAATTTAAGCAGCCTTGAGTCGTTGCCAGATCAGGATTGTCAGTCAAtcagaacacagaaaaacaattagATGGTTGTACTTGCATTAAGTTGTATTACTATGATGTTTTAATTGTTCCTGGTAAAAATCAAACCAATCAAGCAAATCATCCAAAATGCGGCGTGCAGATTCCTTATCAAAACCAGGAAAAGCAATCAGACCAGACTAAGTCactggttttctgtttgtatttaaaaatatatattttaattaaaattgagTTGAACCTGAATTCATCTCAGAGTTgcttatttgatgtttttggggggttaaaaaatatatttctaaaagttttaCCTCATCACACTTTTTACTCTCACTGCTCTTACATGAGTAAACTTTTTGGACACTCTTTGAAGAAGCAGCCCAGGTCTGCTCTGAGGTATGTGTGCATTATTAGAAAGTTTCATATTTTGGAAAAGTGGATCTGTTATAACTGTTGTTTGTTGGTGTATAGTTTTTcatgttagtttttaaaataccgGAATTTGCTCCTAGCTTTCTGataacattattttacttttactagagtaaaaatatgctgtAGTAATGCTACTGttaattgatcaaatatttgtttactcCACCCACTTCTGGGAATACCTCGtgctgtaaataaaactttagaaTCAGAATCAGCCATGTTTATGAGCATGAACAATTGATTGACTTTGCTTTTCACTTGCTCACAGCGtacaaacattaaatttaaacagtaaaatcaaGATATATTCTTCCGTGAGACTTCAAATGAATAtgaaatgaaagtttgaaaGTGACAAACGCTTTAATGACGTTGTATTTAAGCTTTGGGGCCAACCAATTAAAAGCTACGCCATCTCTTCTCCTattggtttaaattaaaatcgACAGCCATTTGAGCCTATCACGTTTCGTTACGTCACTGTAATGGGCGTGGCGACGCATGCCTCGTTTTTCATGAATTTTCCGTCCATTTCAGTCTAGCATTCTTTTTAACCGGGACAACATGGCTACTGCAGCGAGCCGTTACTACAGCGAAGACGGCAGGGCAACAAAACGACAGAAAACCGACGGAATGGCCACAGTGAGTCCGCTGcgacatttcttttttacttccaGAATATTCGGACCAAACTGTTGGAAGGCTTTTTTCCGGTGCACTTTTAATTCATTCATGTGCTCGGTGCTCGTTTGAAAGCGGTCACGACGCGGTTTCATGTCGGTGGAGCACCGCGACGGGAAACCGTTGATTCTCCGAACTCCCCGTTTTAAAAGGGGCTAGCTTAGCTTTGCGTTTTCAAAATGGTGGGTTATAAAATACAGCATAgtgaatgtgtttatttcaatGCGTGTTCGTGTGGTTCGCTTTGAGCGGGACCCAGGGAGGGCGGTTTCCTTCACCGGGCCTCATCAGAGCCCGGCTTTGTTCCAGTGCCGGAGGACGTTAGCATGGTTCTGTTCGGCTAATTGGGCCTAACGCTGTTTAATGCAGCAGTTTCCACAACTGTAACTcggataaaactgaaaatggagACGCAGTCTGCATAAATACTGCATACAAATGAACTGAAACGGCGGCAGTTGGTTCCCGTTCCTCCAGCGGCCACTGAAACTGAACCCGAGCAGCTCGGTTCCGCTAGACTGGGGGTCTGCAACCTCCGTCTCCGGAGCAGCAAGTGGCTCAAAACCCAATTGTCTTTTGTGCAACTTTTTAATAAGTTAGTTGAATAAAACGAATAGTAATCCTAAAGATACATGAAATGCA harbors:
- the srsf7a gene encoding serine and arginine rich splicing factor 7a isoform X2, giving the protein MSYYSSSRSSSRATDCKVYVGDLGNGAAKGELERAFSYYGPLRTVWVARNPPGFAFVEFEDPRDAEDAVKGMDGKILCGSRVRVEMSTGMSRKGRGRPSRRQFDPNDRCYQCGDRGHYAYDCYRYSKRGRRSSRSRSRSRSRSRSRSRGRRYRSHSRSRSRSYSRSRRRSPSYSRRRSRSGSPARSKSRTPVRSRSRSRSRSGSAPRGRSASRSRSRSPSANHKRASRSRSASPARSPTPADD
- the srsf7a gene encoding serine and arginine rich splicing factor 7a isoform X1 produces the protein MSYYSSSRSSSRATDCKVYVGDLGNGAAKGELERAFSYYGPLRTVWVARNPPGFAFVEFEDPRDAEDAVKGMDGKILCGSRVRVEMSTGMSRKGRGRPSRRQFDPNDRCYQCGDRGHYAYDCYRYSKRGRRSSRSRSRSRSRSRSRSRGRRYRSHSRSRSRSYSRSRRRSPSYSRRRSRSGSPARSKSRTPVRSRSRSRSRSGSAPRGRSASRSRSRSPSANHKRASVWWELSTAQTPPLIPGPGSASWRCAQPAGG